The following proteins are encoded in a genomic region of Galbibacter sp. BG1:
- a CDS encoding DUF2272 domain-containing protein has product MASIQFSFSAGDDRQHEIDSVSISAKMPKFSFKIERNQVFRYVNGYEQFNTSQDLDDNTYKLNLPLDALVGDDVNDIYGFFLFHFIEILNREGVDINDYSFKFTVTTRDEYNQIINTKEFEGIYYLKSPISSDYDRKYYQQEYAKFIGTYGDILSDAKDPLNEKGLKNLAEQYNKRVFLINKEVYELFKYIFDVIYPDRSISDELVLNFIQILVDLNGEHPKLSTADFTVSYTQLMDFLKRTEYTVNEEFFDYLKDNFNKLFDFPLEIPPIEAIGIAGNLEIESEDELSQADLDAYDLSVEYQQSNGDSKILKYNWSKEEETIADNSIDFDFTKNKPILVNNISGDVTVRVKGFDGAVLWEENYDRDDETLQDLSISLRKYPTDGLEVDPQTGKPKSTKRLRGKVLQKGKKYNLNELTVIVQAKKEGDEIYRIVTSGTTDKSGNFSMDYPYGDYVEAQAMVSIMPNSPVDLVINADDKNETVSDDFIYLLLVEEEVSIPEEGDQHDDCECHSKTKAKRLPDQADLIESDEYTQDIGGACLNLSTPNRTLREYRYNAIVRISDPDVSNYVLEKKNVRDGKGLRVEYNLVGGNKKIQRKEVDLNNPIRWEDAPDAKENISMYQAVTVATGHILHYKSVFKADGYSLGDLVYSLPLAPGQKKQIVVFESSHSFAGAEAQDISQGEELSSQLISDRFITDQLSGGLDENMSGRSKAHTSGMSAGLGASGSYGGFGASLGVAGGFSNSNSSASQNSSRNITQFFGEKLRQSLMQNAESYRELNASVVTTVTQDQDYGVTAETIANHNHCHSLTMMYFEVLRHYAIYQELSHVEECVFVPLLMTNFSTENIHKWKDILATNLLPIPSNTYLRRSWLSFLRRRQSHPLLKAFDANKRIKTDYTRVDYPAEGTTYADGRITDIKGDFTLRIELRRPKSKYDRIKSLPIITKTITHKDVDYFETAKKGIFDSFLGAVTGGLSLLATGVPGTNVKYKTREEEILVKAAIFDQFMVLDANYQTVPPSRCIRIKSFQPRPISLPIFDITVSGGYNGEEFFEDGHVDKEQWTAYSEILGYTSVYDFLDYYFAGRLIAEWDSIFNNDILPEVYDKIVNSIYIDELGADLTRTTRYTGGNRRMTIKVNGHSTKTRRQLPLYIKMKCNNNAVKKLDGGNTLLIVERVRLNYTTEHFEGRLFRGNPTDDLLDSNGVELYIPLTARDETDPRKEDRYIVNELIEHLNSHLEHYNKVLWKNLDADRRYMLLDGFNIQTYTSTGQKSVMRSLASVVKNELITITGNSLVFPVADGYRVGRDNMLEEIGDNVFLETSLFDYYKPLTPVPPYRLSVPTRGVFMEAIQGSCDACEMVKENSSQDWDKFRTEEPTSIAPIVTPTPSITEYRPEYKDFASPMVNIQNAPDAPAPGAGLSQLSELLGKPGAFNDITGLAKNQDNAIRTYLSNQENAKAFAEMSKSLATQQHNTQNSQNIAEGISQARQAGNITEEDAQNLTRQHLQQQIDGGESVRETAQFERERNRPSLAQTASEAINRGQTVQAQRTDADGTHESINVRPSEGSQPINVNYQVEGMTQPTMGCWATVATMLMNWKLRSSNTIPEILAIAGNNLNPANENYYVDMFNNETGLFASEKNQFIHALGLEAMPPASYTLRQYYDWLSTYGPLWVTIDADSSSGFSPHALLLFGMEGDLNNPNDVTFKFVNPQNGQEQFEYFDAFIEMFEQMVTDNSGNLFLQIVRFSDRLIQQSEGQGNTSSTPWDIPADTVVDYATQVAHDEFNTWWTGGLLDNNNDGIAKVTEYWLPFRTVSGAESTARQTVPDQVAWSAAFISYLFMRAYLHAVVSHFPDNASYNGHSIENYDSLNNTNKRILLRRAKTCLETLGIFEPSGNHIRYISQSMQLSGNTMVLHDPSNEAVQLGDLIVNGRSGSSYTIDAQGRISPSSGSSHVDIVVEIVEIDGDNFARLVGGNTTNASNKVAYKLRPLDSDGKLIQESDLNNISLDIINQNIRDNISVIGDGSAGYYSISGLSGLIDGAGTYERLIISETDVIARYT; this is encoded by the coding sequence ATGGCTTCCATTCAGTTTAGTTTTTCCGCAGGGGACGATCGTCAACATGAAATAGATAGTGTGTCTATTTCGGCAAAAATGCCAAAATTTTCTTTTAAAATAGAAAGAAATCAAGTTTTTAGATATGTCAATGGTTACGAGCAGTTTAATACCAGTCAAGATTTAGATGATAATACCTATAAACTAAATTTACCTTTGGATGCGCTTGTTGGAGATGACGTAAATGATATTTATGGATTCTTTTTATTTCATTTTATAGAAATTCTGAATAGGGAAGGTGTAGATATAAACGATTATTCATTCAAGTTTACAGTTACCACAAGAGATGAATACAACCAAATTATAAATACAAAGGAGTTTGAAGGGATTTATTATTTAAAATCTCCCATATCATCCGACTATGACAGGAAGTACTACCAGCAAGAATATGCCAAGTTTATAGGCACTTATGGCGACATTCTTTCAGACGCTAAAGATCCTTTAAACGAAAAAGGATTGAAGAATTTAGCTGAACAATACAATAAAAGAGTATTTCTAATCAACAAAGAAGTTTACGAGCTTTTCAAATATATATTTGATGTGATTTATCCTGATAGAAGTATTTCTGATGAGTTAGTACTTAATTTTATTCAAATTTTAGTCGATTTAAACGGTGAACATCCAAAACTTTCTACTGCAGATTTTACCGTGAGTTATACACAGTTAATGGATTTTTTAAAGAGGACGGAATACACCGTGAACGAAGAATTCTTTGACTATTTAAAAGATAATTTTAATAAACTGTTTGATTTTCCCTTAGAAATCCCGCCTATTGAAGCGATAGGTATTGCCGGGAATTTGGAAATTGAAAGCGAAGACGAACTTTCTCAAGCCGATTTGGATGCTTACGATTTGTCAGTAGAGTATCAACAATCCAACGGTGACTCCAAAATTTTAAAATACAATTGGTCTAAAGAAGAGGAAACCATTGCCGATAATTCAATTGATTTTGACTTCACCAAGAATAAACCCATATTAGTTAATAATATTTCCGGAGATGTAACCGTAAGGGTAAAAGGTTTTGATGGAGCTGTTTTATGGGAAGAAAATTATGATAGGGATGATGAAACCTTACAGGATCTATCCATAAGTCTACGAAAATATCCAACCGATGGTCTTGAGGTAGACCCACAGACCGGAAAACCAAAGAGCACAAAAAGACTCCGCGGGAAAGTTTTGCAAAAGGGTAAAAAATATAATCTCAACGAACTCACTGTTATCGTACAAGCAAAAAAAGAAGGGGATGAAATTTATAGAATTGTAACTTCGGGAACTACCGATAAATCTGGTAATTTTTCAATGGATTACCCATATGGCGATTATGTTGAGGCCCAAGCAATGGTTTCCATTATGCCGAATAGTCCGGTAGACCTCGTAATTAATGCAGATGACAAGAACGAAACTGTTTCAGACGATTTTATTTACCTTCTGTTAGTAGAAGAAGAAGTTTCCATTCCAGAAGAGGGTGACCAACACGATGATTGTGAATGCCACTCCAAAACAAAAGCCAAGCGACTTCCCGACCAAGCAGATTTAATAGAATCTGATGAATATACTCAGGATATAGGTGGAGCTTGCCTTAACTTATCCACACCCAATAGAACCTTACGCGAATACCGTTACAATGCGATTGTTAGAATATCAGACCCAGATGTTTCTAATTATGTTCTAGAAAAGAAGAATGTAAGGGATGGAAAAGGTTTGAGAGTTGAATATAATTTGGTTGGAGGGAATAAAAAAATACAACGCAAGGAAGTAGACCTTAACAATCCCATTCGTTGGGAAGATGCTCCCGACGCAAAAGAAAACATATCGATGTATCAAGCGGTAACCGTTGCCACTGGTCATATTCTTCATTACAAATCGGTTTTTAAAGCAGATGGGTATTCTCTCGGGGATTTGGTATACTCCCTGCCTTTAGCACCCGGACAGAAAAAGCAAATTGTAGTTTTCGAATCCTCCCATTCTTTTGCAGGGGCAGAAGCTCAAGATATCTCCCAAGGAGAGGAACTTTCCTCTCAATTGATAAGTGACCGTTTTATTACCGACCAGTTGAGTGGCGGACTTGATGAAAACATGAGTGGTAGAAGCAAGGCGCATACTTCTGGAATGTCTGCTGGACTAGGCGCAAGTGGCTCTTACGGTGGCTTTGGTGCCTCCTTGGGAGTAGCAGGAGGTTTCTCCAATTCCAATTCATCAGCTTCGCAAAACAGTTCGAGAAATATCACCCAGTTTTTTGGGGAGAAATTACGCCAATCGCTAATGCAAAATGCAGAAAGTTATCGCGAATTAAACGCCTCTGTAGTAACCACTGTTACACAGGACCAAGATTATGGAGTTACTGCAGAAACTATTGCCAACCATAACCATTGCCATTCCCTTACCATGATGTATTTTGAGGTACTGCGTCATTATGCCATTTACCAAGAGCTGTCACACGTAGAAGAATGTGTGTTTGTACCTTTGTTGATGACAAATTTTTCCACGGAAAACATTCATAAATGGAAAGACATATTAGCAACTAATTTATTGCCTATTCCTTCCAATACATATTTAAGGCGGTCTTGGCTTTCGTTTTTACGAAGAAGACAAAGTCATCCACTTCTTAAAGCTTTTGATGCCAACAAACGGATTAAAACAGATTATACCAGGGTAGATTACCCTGCAGAAGGGACAACTTATGCAGATGGGAGAATTACCGATATTAAAGGTGATTTTACACTTAGAATTGAATTAAGAAGACCAAAAAGCAAATATGATAGGATAAAATCGCTACCCATAATTACAAAAACTATAACACATAAGGATGTAGATTATTTTGAAACCGCTAAAAAAGGAATCTTTGATTCGTTTTTAGGAGCCGTCACTGGCGGACTTTCTCTTCTTGCAACTGGAGTTCCAGGAACAAATGTAAAATATAAGACACGAGAGGAAGAAATCTTGGTGAAGGCTGCCATCTTTGATCAGTTTATGGTATTGGATGCAAACTATCAAACGGTACCCCCTTCTAGATGTATACGAATAAAATCTTTCCAGCCGAGACCCATAAGCCTTCCTATATTTGATATTACCGTAAGTGGTGGTTACAATGGAGAAGAGTTTTTCGAAGACGGCCATGTAGATAAAGAGCAGTGGACAGCCTACTCGGAAATTTTGGGATATACAAGTGTTTACGATTTTCTTGATTATTATTTTGCCGGAAGGTTGATTGCCGAATGGGATAGCATTTTCAATAACGACATTTTGCCCGAAGTATACGATAAAATAGTTAACAGTATATACATCGACGAGTTGGGAGCAGATCTTACCCGTACGACTAGATACACCGGAGGAAACCGCAGAATGACCATTAAAGTTAATGGACATTCCACCAAAACCAGACGACAGCTGCCGTTATATATAAAAATGAAGTGTAACAATAATGCTGTGAAAAAATTGGATGGTGGAAATACCCTGCTTATAGTAGAAAGAGTTCGTTTGAATTACACAACGGAACATTTTGAAGGGCGGTTGTTTAGAGGAAATCCCACCGATGATTTATTGGATTCTAATGGGGTAGAGCTATATATTCCGCTAACAGCAAGGGATGAAACGGATCCTAGAAAAGAAGACAGATATATTGTAAATGAACTTATAGAGCATTTAAATAGCCATCTAGAGCACTATAATAAAGTTTTATGGAAAAATTTAGATGCTGACCGACGCTATATGTTATTGGATGGTTTCAATATTCAAACCTATACTTCGACAGGACAGAAATCGGTGATGCGAAGCTTGGCCTCTGTGGTAAAGAACGAATTAATTACCATTACGGGGAATTCACTTGTTTTTCCAGTAGCAGATGGTTATCGGGTAGGTAGGGACAATATGTTGGAAGAAATTGGAGATAATGTTTTCTTAGAAACAAGCTTATTCGATTATTACAAACCCCTTACACCAGTTCCTCCATATAGATTAAGTGTACCAACCCGAGGCGTATTTATGGAAGCTATTCAAGGTTCTTGTGATGCTTGCGAAATGGTAAAGGAAAACTCTTCACAAGATTGGGATAAGTTTAGAACCGAAGAGCCAACCTCTATTGCGCCAATTGTAACGCCTACGCCCAGTATTACAGAATACAGGCCAGAATATAAAGATTTTGCAAGTCCTATGGTAAACATCCAAAATGCACCCGATGCGCCAGCACCAGGAGCTGGACTATCTCAGTTATCAGAATTGCTAGGAAAGCCAGGTGCATTTAACGACATTACAGGTTTGGCTAAAAATCAAGATAATGCAATAAGAACGTACTTATCCAATCAAGAAAATGCGAAAGCGTTTGCCGAAATGTCCAAGAGTTTAGCTACCCAACAGCACAACACGCAGAACTCACAAAACATTGCCGAAGGAATTTCTCAGGCTAGACAGGCGGGGAATATTACTGAAGAAGACGCCCAAAACCTTACACGTCAACACCTACAACAACAAATAGACGGGGGAGAGAGTGTTAGGGAAACGGCACAGTTTGAAAGAGAACGAAACAGACCATCGTTAGCCCAAACAGCTTCAGAAGCAATTAACCGTGGGCAAACGGTACAAGCACAGCGCACCGATGCCGATGGTACTCATGAGTCTATAAACGTAAGACCTTCAGAGGGGTCGCAGCCCATCAATGTAAATTATCAAGTTGAAGGCATGACACAGCCTACAATGGGCTGCTGGGCAACTGTGGCAACCATGCTTATGAACTGGAAACTGCGTAGCAGTAATACGATACCAGAAATACTGGCGATTGCTGGTAATAACTTAAACCCAGCAAATGAGAACTACTATGTTGATATGTTTAATAACGAAACAGGTTTGTTTGCCTCTGAGAAAAATCAATTTATACATGCTTTAGGATTGGAAGCTATGCCGCCTGCAAGCTATACTTTACGACAATATTACGATTGGTTGAGTACCTATGGTCCACTTTGGGTAACCATAGATGCCGATAGCTCTAGCGGTTTTTCCCCTCACGCTTTGTTACTTTTTGGGATGGAAGGCGATTTAAATAATCCCAATGACGTAACTTTTAAATTTGTGAACCCGCAAAATGGACAGGAGCAATTCGAATATTTCGATGCATTTATAGAAATGTTTGAACAAATGGTCACCGATAATTCCGGAAATCTGTTTTTACAAATAGTACGCTTTAGCGATCGATTGATACAACAATCTGAAGGGCAAGGAAACACTAGTTCTACTCCTTGGGATATTCCGGCTGATACAGTTGTTGATTACGCAACACAGGTGGCACATGATGAATTTAATACATGGTGGACCGGTGGATTATTAGATAATAATAACGATGGAATAGCAAAAGTTACTGAATATTGGTTGCCGTTTAGAACGGTTTCTGGAGCAGAATCTACTGCTAGACAAACTGTTCCTGATCAGGTTGCATGGAGTGCAGCTTTCATATCATATTTATTCATGAGGGCATATTTGCATGCTGTAGTAAGTCATTTTCCTGATAACGCTTCTTATAACGGTCATTCAATTGAAAATTACGATTCATTAAATAATACTAACAAGAGAATACTTCTTAGACGTGCAAAGACTTGTTTGGAAACCCTTGGAATATTTGAGCCTAGCGGAAACCATATAAGATATATCTCGCAAAGTATGCAATTATCTGGCAATACAATGGTTCTACATGATCCTTCTAACGAAGCTGTACAGCTTGGTGATTTAATTGTAAATGGCAGATCAGGATCCTCTTATACAATAGATGCTCAAGGAAGAATATCACCCTCAAGTGGTTCAAGCCATGTAGATATTGTAGTTGAAATTGTGGAAATAGATGGCGATAACTTTGCTCGATTAGTTGGAGGAAATACAACCAATGCATCGAATAAAGTGGCTTATAAATTGAGACCCCTTGATAGCGATGGGAAATTAATTCAAGAATCAGATCTAAATAATATATCCTTGGATATTATAAATCAGAATATTAGAGATAATATTAGCGTAATTGGAGATGGTAGCGCGGGTTATTATTCTATAAGTGGCCTTTCGGGATTGATAGATGGAGCTGGAACTTACGAAAGACTTATTATAAGTGAAACGGACGTAATTGCTAGATATACTTGA
- a CDS encoding pseudouridine synthase yields the protein MPHQHFKIYKPYGIISQTHSNDPKQKRKKRFLRELYDFPEDIMPIGRLDEKSEGLLLMTTDGKLSDTINRSGIEKEYFAQVDGTITEEAIEDLQTGLNIGLHGDTYKTQPCIAKKIETPTLPEREKKIRDARHGPTSWISITLTEGKFHQVRKMTSAVGFPTLRLVRVRIGDIYLGSMLPGDVLKISI from the coding sequence ATGCCACATCAACATTTTAAAATCTACAAGCCTTACGGAATTATAAGTCAGACACACAGTAATGACCCAAAACAGAAACGTAAAAAAAGGTTTTTGAGAGAACTATACGATTTCCCGGAGGATATTATGCCCATTGGCCGCTTGGATGAAAAATCGGAAGGTTTATTGCTCATGACTACCGATGGCAAATTAAGCGACACCATAAACCGCAGCGGAATTGAAAAAGAATATTTTGCCCAAGTTGATGGAACTATTACAGAAGAAGCTATAGAAGATTTGCAAACCGGACTTAATATAGGCCTCCATGGCGACACCTATAAAACACAACCTTGTATAGCAAAAAAAATAGAAACGCCAACGCTTCCTGAACGTGAAAAGAAGATCCGTGACGCGCGCCACGGACCTACGAGTTGGATTAGTATCACCCTAACGGAAGGCAAGTTTCATCAAGTACGCAAAATGACATCTGCTGTTGGTTTTCCTACACTTCGATTGGTTCGAGTAAGAATTGGGGATATTTATCTCGGTTCCATGCTTCCCGGCGATGTATTAAAAATTTCTATTTAG
- a CDS encoding serine hydrolase, producing MENQSISENLKYQRKLKGYSQEELSEITTVTVRTIQRIEKGEVTPHLKTVKLLATALEVEVDDLLSIENPKEENIKTKWLLLIHGTPILGLILPLCNILLPLFLWIHKREDNPIYNTHGRRVINFQITMTILFFLSFIGLVTIEGIGFFFFILVIPYAIIVTLINIVSAVNSHKCFYPLAIPFIREKKSVSNVVKGLVSIIFLAGSISVQAQTIERLDGSIITNDSLNHKITQLMTDAEVHGMAITVFNDDKIAYKETFGFKNKPNNERLQGNTNIYGASLSKAVFSVLVMKLVEEEVIDLDTPLESYLPRKIYEYTPQTRWHDDFSSLEEDSLYTKITARMCLAHTTGLPNWRWNEPDHKLRVHFEPGTRYSYSGEGFVYLQVVLEKITGKGLEELAQTYIFKPLGMNNSSYQWQSRFNRDFAYGHDSEGEIYKKDTDNEPRGGSTLETTGNDYSKFLLAALNEKIISEASWNQIFSPQIRIRSLKQFGPLSKKTTDRYDAIKLSYGLGWGVIQTPYGTGAFKEGHGNGFQHYSILFPNAKKGILMMVNSDNGESIFEALLDVALKDSFTPASWELWVPYNETPSK from the coding sequence ATGGAAAACCAATCAATTTCAGAAAATTTAAAATATCAAAGAAAATTAAAAGGCTACTCACAGGAAGAACTTTCAGAAATCACTACCGTAACCGTTCGTACCATTCAACGGATAGAAAAAGGGGAAGTTACTCCGCATCTCAAAACAGTTAAGTTATTGGCCACTGCGCTAGAAGTTGAGGTAGACGACTTACTTTCCATAGAGAACCCAAAAGAAGAAAACATTAAAACCAAGTGGTTGTTGCTTATTCATGGAACCCCAATTTTAGGGTTGATACTTCCGTTGTGCAATATCTTATTGCCGTTGTTTTTATGGATCCACAAACGTGAAGATAACCCCATTTACAACACTCATGGCAGGAGAGTAATTAATTTTCAAATTACCATGACCATTTTGTTTTTCCTGTCCTTTATTGGCTTGGTTACCATAGAAGGCATTGGTTTCTTCTTCTTTATTTTAGTGATTCCTTATGCCATTATCGTCACCTTGATAAATATTGTAAGTGCTGTAAACTCCCATAAATGTTTTTATCCCCTCGCAATACCTTTTATCCGCGAAAAAAAGAGTGTAAGTAATGTGGTGAAAGGTCTGGTGTCGATAATTTTTCTGGCGGGAAGTATTTCAGTACAGGCGCAGACTATAGAAAGACTCGATGGAAGCATTATTACCAACGACTCGTTGAACCATAAAATCACCCAATTGATGACCGATGCCGAGGTTCATGGAATGGCAATAACTGTTTTTAACGATGATAAAATAGCTTATAAAGAGACTTTTGGTTTTAAAAACAAACCAAATAATGAGCGTTTACAAGGAAATACCAATATCTATGGAGCTTCTTTGAGCAAAGCTGTATTTAGTGTTTTGGTAATGAAACTAGTCGAAGAGGAAGTAATCGACTTAGATACCCCATTGGAATCTTATTTACCTAGGAAAATTTATGAATACACGCCACAAACACGCTGGCATGATGATTTTTCTTCTTTAGAGGAAGATAGTCTGTACACCAAAATAACGGCCCGCATGTGTTTGGCGCATACTACCGGGCTACCAAATTGGCGGTGGAATGAACCCGACCATAAATTGAGGGTGCATTTTGAACCTGGAACTCGCTATAGCTATTCTGGGGAAGGATTTGTGTACTTACAGGTGGTTTTGGAAAAAATTACTGGTAAAGGCTTAGAGGAATTGGCACAAACCTATATTTTTAAACCACTGGGAATGAATAATTCCAGCTATCAATGGCAATCTAGATTTAATCGTGATTTCGCTTATGGACATGATTCGGAAGGGGAAATTTACAAAAAGGACACCGATAATGAACCCCGTGGCGGAAGCACGTTGGAAACTACTGGGAACGATTACAGTAAATTTCTTTTAGCTGCGTTAAACGAAAAAATTATATCTGAGGCTTCCTGGAACCAAATCTTTAGTCCGCAAATTAGAATCCGATCCTTAAAACAATTTGGTCCGCTCTCCAAGAAAACCACAGATAGGTACGATGCTATTAAGTTAAGCTACGGTTTGGGTTGGGGAGTGATACAGACCCCTTATGGAACGGGAGCTTTTAAAGAAGGCCATGGAAACGGATTCCAGCATTACTCCATTCTTTTCCCAAACGCTAAAAAGGGAATTTTAATGATGGTAAATTCCGATAATGGCGAAAGCATATTTGAGGCCTTGCTCGATGTAGCTTTAAAAGATAGCTTTACGCCAGCCTCTTGGGAACTTTGGGTTCCATATAATGAAACACCCTCTAAATAG
- a CDS encoding monoheme cytochrome C, with protein sequence MDNDNLLAHIKQLTKSLVIFSTVIIVIGSFLLFLILNPNSSLFKSTPEVTEIEIDSAANTLETISVTGIENGIHVATGFVEGEGLEAVINNCTNCHSAKLVTQNRMSREGWLTTIRWMQETQNLWDLGDQENDILDYLATNYAPKAQGRRANLEVEDWYKLED encoded by the coding sequence ATGGATAACGATAATTTGCTAGCACATATAAAACAGTTGACCAAAAGTCTGGTTATTTTCAGTACGGTAATTATTGTCATCGGGTCTTTTTTGTTGTTTTTAATTTTAAATCCGAATTCCTCTCTTTTTAAATCCACTCCCGAAGTAACCGAAATAGAGATAGACTCTGCTGCAAATACTTTAGAAACGATCTCTGTAACGGGGATTGAAAACGGTATACATGTGGCCACTGGTTTTGTGGAAGGCGAAGGTCTGGAAGCCGTTATAAACAATTGCACCAATTGCCATTCTGCAAAACTGGTAACCCAGAACAGGATGAGCAGGGAAGGTTGGTTAACCACCATTAGGTGGATGCAGGAAACACAAAACCTTTGGGATCTGGGCGATCAAGAAAACGATATTTTAGACTACTTGGCTACCAATTACGCCCCTAAAGCTCAAGGAAGAAGGGCAAATTTGGAAGTGGAGGATTGGTATAAATTAGAAGATTAA
- a CDS encoding sulfite oxidase, whose protein sequence is MKRRKFIESSLFTSAALASGVSNVYGHLMPKGYVPLLAQDPNPFELFNLNEEMEVLNDRPWNIESKAHLLNDAITPNSAMFIRNNGLLPESIDATTWTLTVEGESAAKTKTYTLTDLKKNFKQYSYQLTLECGGNGRKEFYPPAKGNQWGLGAVHCAKWTGVRLKDVLEDVGIKKNAVYIGYHAADIHLSRSPDKEPISRGCPMHKAMEDETLLAFKMNDEEIPIAHGYPLRLVAGGWPASVSGKWLQTISVRNKVHDGAKMTGTSYRVPCKPVAPGEEVADEDMCIIESMPVKSLITSPKTGAMLKLGKPLKINGHAWAGDLEVVKMEYSIDFGSTWHQCELKAPANRLAWQQFTATVNFPETGYYEVWARATDSNGKSQPMVLPGWNPKGYLNNACHRIAIKVS, encoded by the coding sequence ATGAAGCGCAGAAAGTTTATAGAAAGCAGTTTGTTTACTTCGGCAGCCTTGGCCAGTGGAGTATCCAACGTATATGGACATTTAATGCCAAAAGGATACGTTCCGTTACTGGCACAAGACCCAAATCCGTTTGAATTATTCAATTTAAATGAAGAAATGGAGGTTTTAAACGATCGACCGTGGAATATAGAATCGAAGGCACACCTGCTTAACGATGCCATTACGCCCAACAGTGCCATGTTTATTAGGAATAACGGGCTCCTTCCCGAATCTATAGACGCCACCACTTGGACGCTCACGGTGGAAGGGGAGTCTGCGGCTAAAACAAAAACATATACATTAACTGATTTAAAAAAGAATTTTAAACAATACAGTTATCAACTCACGCTGGAGTGCGGTGGAAATGGCCGTAAAGAGTTCTATCCGCCTGCTAAAGGAAACCAATGGGGCTTAGGCGCCGTGCATTGCGCTAAATGGACAGGGGTGCGTTTAAAAGATGTGCTGGAAGATGTAGGCATAAAAAAAAACGCTGTCTACATTGGCTACCATGCGGCAGATATTCATTTGAGTAGGAGTCCAGACAAGGAACCAATTTCCAGGGGATGCCCCATGCATAAGGCTATGGAAGATGAAACCCTATTAGCTTTTAAAATGAATGATGAAGAGATACCAATTGCCCATGGTTATCCCTTAAGATTGGTTGCTGGAGGATGGCCGGCATCTGTATCTGGAAAATGGTTGCAAACCATAAGCGTAAGAAACAAAGTTCACGATGGTGCAAAAATGACGGGCACTTCGTACCGCGTGCCTTGCAAACCGGTAGCTCCGGGGGAAGAAGTGGCAGACGAAGATATGTGTATTATAGAATCCATGCCAGTAAAATCTTTAATAACCTCCCCTAAAACAGGTGCCATGCTTAAACTTGGTAAACCTTTAAAAATTAATGGGCATGCTTGGGCGGGGGATTTGGAGGTTGTCAAAATGGAATATTCTATAGATTTTGGCAGTACTTGGCATCAATGCGAATTAAAAGCTCCAGCAAACCGATTGGCTTGGCAGCAGTTTACGGCCACCGTAAATTTTCCCGAAACCGGTTATTACGAAGTCTGGGCTCGGGCAACTGACAGCAATGGTAAAAGTCAACCTATGGTTTTACCCGGTTGGAACCCCAAAGGATATCTTAACAACGCCTGCCATAGAATTGCTATAAAAGTTAGTTAA
- a CDS encoding DUF6787 family protein — protein sequence MEKLKQRWGVTSNFQLLIIFIVFAITGSTAAKIAGPITEYIGLHPDSLHPVLYWVVRILLIFPIYQVLLVLFGWIFGQFDFFWNFEKKMLKRFGIKI from the coding sequence ATGGAAAAATTAAAACAACGCTGGGGAGTTACTTCTAACTTTCAGCTTCTTATAATTTTTATTGTATTTGCCATTACCGGTTCTACAGCTGCTAAAATAGCAGGGCCCATAACCGAGTATATTGGCTTGCATCCAGATTCGCTGCACCCGGTTTTATATTGGGTTGTTAGAATATTATTAATCTTCCCTATTTACCAAGTATTACTTGTTTTGTTTGGTTGGATATTTGGGCAGTTTGATTTTTTCTGGAATTTTGAAAAGAAAATGCTTAAAAGGTTTGGGATTAAAATTTAA